The DNA window ACTGAATTGGACCATTTCGAGGAAGGAGTCGATCAGCGCCGTCGCTTCGGCTTTCAGATCAAAGCTCTCCGGCATAAACAGCCAATTCTCCATCAGGCCGGTAATATAAGCATGCAGGATAATTGCCGCGCGGCGGGTGTGCAAATCAACGGGCAGTTGGCCATGGGCCATACAGTCACGCAGCACCGACTCAATGCGTTCATAACCTGTCAGGTATAAGACTTTACGCGCCTCATGCAGCGGCATCATCTCACCGACGAATTCGCACTTGTGGAAAACGATTTCCATCAGCGCTCGTCGGCGGCTGTCATCGACCGTAGCCGTCAGAATGTAAATCAGAATTTCCCGTAAAAT is part of the Serratia quinivorans genome and encodes:
- the acrR_2 gene encoding Potential acrAB operon repressor; the protein is MARKTKQQALETRQHILDAAVQEFSERGVSATSLTDIATAAGVTRGAIYWHFKNKVDLFNEVWELSESKIGDLELEYQAKFPENPLRILREILIYILTATVDDSRRRALMEIVFHKCEFVGEMMPLHEARKVLYLTGYERIESVLRDCMAHGQLPVDLHTRRAAIILHAYITGLMENWLFMPESFDLKAEATALIDSFLEMVQFSPALRIKPEELATQPHSVEIHPL